A window of Ovis canadensis isolate MfBH-ARS-UI-01 breed Bighorn chromosome X, ARS-UI_OviCan_v2, whole genome shotgun sequence contains these coding sequences:
- the LOC138929883 gene encoding melanoma-associated antigen B3-like yields the protein MPRGKKSKLHTCDKHRQAQHGTQDLRGAQVTATTMEALSSSSNPGPGVDAKGRSGARSGNHLKRPRGALTTTPVPASVSPTRSSKRAIGETGKTHNSSLAPVSNVRSGKHSLTRPTNLLVQFLLRMYKTRKPIRKVNMLKIIDKKYHNRFLRILKRASDSMEVVFGIDVKKDNTAKHSYVLVSKMSLPRNGIVHRGRGFPKTGLLMNLLGVIFMKGNCATEEYIWDFLSKMNIYAGKRHFIFGEPKKLITQDLVQLKYLEYRQVPGSDPACYEFLWGPRAHAETSKMRVLEFLARINHLDPSAFHFWYEEALKDEEERAQANGCPSVPPAVPSTPSEAEANSALCGSRE from the coding sequence ATGCCTCGGGGTAAGAAGAGTAAGCTCCACACCTGTGACAAACACCGCCAGGCTCAGCATGGCACCCAGGATCTGAGGGGCGCTCAGGTCACTGCCACCACGATGGAAGCACTCTCTTCTTCCTCCAATCCTGGTCCTGGGGTTGATGCTAAGGGAAGGTCCGGTGCTAGGTCTGGTAACCATCTCAAGCGTCCTCGGGGGGCCCTGACCACCACCCCTGTGCCTGCAAGTGTTTCTCCCACAAGATCATCCAAAAGAGCCATTGGGGAAACTGGGAAAACACACAATTCCTCTCTTGCCCCTGTCTCCAATGTGCGGTCTGGAAAACACTCACTAACCAGGCCGACAAATCTGTTGGTGCAGTTCCTGTTACGCATGTATAAGACGAGAAAGCCCATTAGGAAAGTGAATATGCTGAAGATTATCGATAAAAAGTACCACAATCGATTCCTCAGGATCCTCAAAAGAGCTTCTGACAGCATGGAGGTGGTATTTGGTATTGACGTGAAGAAAGACAACACTGCCAAACATTCTTATGTCCTTGTCAGCAAGATGAGTCTCCCCCGCAATGGGATCGTGCACCGTGGCAGGGGTTTTCCCAAGACCGGTCTCCTGATGAATCTCCTGGGTGTGATCTTCATGAAGGGCAACTGCGCCACAGAGGAATACATCTGGGATTTCCTGAGTAAGATGAATATCTATGCTGGGAAGAGGCACTTCATATTTGGGGAGCCCAAGAAGCTCATCACCCAAGATTTGGTGCAGCTGAAGTATTTGGAATATCGGCAAGTGCCGGGCAGCGATCCAGCATGCTATGAGTTCCTGTGGGGTCCGAGAGCACACGCTGAAACAAGCAAGATGAGAGTCCTGGAGTTCCTGGCCAGGATTAACCATTTGGATCCCAGTGCCTTCCACTTTTGGTATGAAGAGGCCTTGAAAGATGAGGAAGAGAGGGCCCAAGCCAACGGATGTCCCAGTGTTCCTCCAGCAGTTCCTTCCACACCTAGTGAAGCTGAGGCAAATTCTGCACTTTGTGGCTCAAGAGAGTAG